The Salvia miltiorrhiza cultivar Shanhuang (shh) chromosome 2, IMPLAD_Smil_shh, whole genome shotgun sequence DNA window GGTGCCCATGTTGCCCTTGGCCTCCCGGCACTGCGTCTCCAAGCACGAGGTCCCGAAGTCAGCAACCTTGACGCGCATCTCGTCGTTgaggagcaagttgttggactTGAGGTCTCGGTGGATGACGCCTTGTGAGTGGAGATACTCCATGCCTCTTGAGATGTCGAGGGCTAATCTCAGAATGGTCTCCACAGAGAGGGAGTAAGGCTCCTTCTTGTTCAGATACATCCTCAGAGTCCCTTGTGACATGTATTCTGTGATGATGCAGTATACCGGCGGCTTCTTACACGCAGCAATAAACTGCACACCCATAACTTACCATCAATTCAACTAACATACATCAATTCACTTTTTCCTATCTTttaacatatataattaaaaattgtgAGGTACAATTTGTGTTGATTTGGTatctaattttgaaaaaattgtagTTTGAATGGCTTAATGTCAAGAAATTAGTTTacttttataggaaattgaatgatttttatttttttatttccccAGAAAAATGTAGAGGTGGATTTTTATGTGATTCAGTCACACCTGTTGTTGAATCAATTGAAAGAGAAACACGAGCTGTTAAATGAGTTAAATTTCGATGAAATGATTCGTGAAGACAATGTAGAAGTTGAAGCAAATTTTGATAAAACAAAGAGCATTAGCTTGAACAAATATCTATTCTTaagttatttgtaatgtattgaaattattaATCTATGAAATTTTATGacaaattattttttcgttaaaaaaataaataaatcatacgGATTGCCCAAAAAAATTGATCTGCTACTGCCCGGTGCAAATGAGAATTTTGCTACGTTATTTAATCTATGAAATTTTATGACAAATTATTTTgtatgttaaaaaaataaataaatcctcGGATGCCCAAAAAAATTTGACTCATGAACTATGCCCGTTAGCAAATGAGAATTTCGGCTCCGTATTGGGAGTGATAGATGAATTGAGTTAGAGTGATGATAGAATGAAATACCTGACCGATGTTGGGATGATAGAGACGGGGAGGAGAAGGGCAACCTCGCCTCTTGAAACTGCGCTCGACAGAGCTCTGGTTTCCTCATGTGGGTGGGAATCCTGACCCTCTTAACAGACCACTGCCTCTGCTTGTAGATTCCTCGGTAGATTCTGCTGTGGGCCCCAGAGGCAAACTTGTTCCCTATGAAGAGCTGCGACAGATCCGCCGTCCACTCCTCCCGATCCTCGTTGCTCGCCTCCCACGTCTCCACATTCTCCGACTCCAGAATCATCGACCACGATTCCAAGCTGTCGAATCTCTTCCTCTCCATGTTGTCCGATTCGATTCTCAGCTGGCTTCTTGAGGTTGAAGGTATTGATAGCGACTTGCTCCTGCTTCTTCGCAGCCGAAACGGATTGAAACACGCCGCAGccattaatttctctctctctcttttttatttcttcagaaacaaatgaaaaaaacaactaaaattCTTGAATATCACGAGGTGGAGGTGTTGTTTTCCTTCTGAATGTGTGCATTGATTTCAAGAAGTGCATGAACTGATTCAGAAACATGAGGTCGAGTGGGTGGTGATGATGCAGGAAAGATTTTGTGGTGTTTCATTTATCAAATCAAGTTTttgttcatcaaaaaaaaaaaaaagtattaagATGAGGAAAGATTTCAGATTTTATGGAGAAATCTGCATGATGAGGAGGAATTGATGAGATGAAAATTGGAGATATGTGCAGAAAAGGGAGAGATGTTTGTGAATTGGCTTTGGTATATCGTAAGGTAAAGATGTAAAGTAGGCTGTTTGGCAGGAAGAAGATGAATTCCAAGTGGAGATTTCAGGGATGTCCCGTGAATTCTCGTTTCTAAAGTGtagtttagagagagagagagagggagcttTTGTTTCCAAAGGAATCGACCCTCCAATATTTTTCATTGAATGCTAAGTTGATTTTAGTAGCTACGGCTTGCTAAAGTTTAGCACTTTATGCTCTACACCGCATTAGACTGATGAGTAGATTAGCCTATGGAAAATCAAACTACTACTTACTTAAAATCAGTTACTCTATTAATTTAccgtaaaaaaaattcatttattaattaaggtGGAGAAAATGAACCAAAATTTTGTTTTCTTCGTCATCAATCGAGTCATTATTCGTAGTCCAGGATTCTATTTTACCAtcattttaattgtaaatttatcatcggaaaaaaaaaaagaataagaaagattgaaaaaaaaattattggtccctacttttttttaatctaataaTCACTAaagtgaaaaattaaattattacatCAATGCTTACTCTCATGATAATGTTATTACATCAATGATCATGATAATACACCCTACAAGAAAACACACCCTATAACGAAAATGGTGAAGTCTTCTACACAATCTGAGAATTAGAAAACGGCAAGAACCCTACGTGGCTTTGCTTGTCTCACGAATAAAGTTAAACGACTACTTTAATAGAATTGTGGgtcctttttcatttttctctttTGCTCAAAACACTTTATCTCATGCACAACCAACAGAGCAGGAGGAGCCCTCCGccgaaagaaaatatttaaaacgttttttttttctttattccaacaaaataatttcacaaaaattggcgtacacccgggtgtacggtacactcggGTCGTAACCCGACCCGAATACTGACCCGATTCGACTCAATTGGACTATCCTGTCCG harbors:
- the LOC131011279 gene encoding LOW QUALITY PROTEIN: serine/threonine/tyrosine-protein kinase HT1-like (The sequence of the model RefSeq protein was modified relative to this genomic sequence to represent the inferred CDS: inserted 1 base in 1 codon; deleted 2 bases in 1 codon) → MAAACFNPFRLRRSRSKSLSIPSTSRSQLRIESDNMERKRFDSLESWSMILESENVETWEASNEDREEWTADLSQLFIGNKFASGAHSRIYRGIYKQRQWSVKRVRIPTHXEETRALSSAVSRGEVALLPRLYHPNIGQFIAACKKPPVYCIITEYMSQGTLRMYLNKKEPYSLSVETILRLALDISRGMEYLHSQGVIHRDLKSNNLLLNDEMRVKVADFGTSCLETQCREAKGNMGTYRWMAPEMIKEKPYTRKVDVYSFGIVLWELTTALLPFQGMTPVQAAFAVAEKNERPPLPASCQPAIGHLIKRCWAANPSKRPDFSEIVSALDKYDECVKEGLPLTLHSGLVSKNAIIERLKGCVSMNSSVPVHA